The Athalia rosae chromosome 7, iyAthRosa1.1, whole genome shotgun sequence genome window below encodes:
- the LOC125501867 gene encoding uncharacterized protein LOC125501867, with product MTGCAALGCSNRSENGIILKHFPKDPKRREHWAAAIHRPNLKYTSSPALCEVHFAKDAWERTREDGSRKLKITAVPSLFIQCVGSKQRDRSVGLTAKLVPAALPEKTPNIEFVEQTQGVYDLEYSLTSPSSKSSSVSWTNSSLEPSHFPFTSSPNSSAQYPLCSPQTLHSKVDRCSRLLEKSEKHRRVLQKKIKALEIENNRLRANMDIGGVFKSFLNADQQRMIEQKYRKCTKWSTSTIKNALKIKFSCGNNGYKEILKQKFPLPSLRTLSRRMQHISFSSGIQSDIFDLLKTKFEHVEHEHERQCVIVFDEMSIQPAKVHDVSTNQFIGNVTLPGHKPDIATHALVFMLAGVTVRWKQIVAYYFTGHSVNGAYLKPILLEIIQRAEKSGLTVTAVTSDMGTANRALWASFNISAGRHTDVSNSCPHPMDAHRKLYFLADVPHLLKNLKASLINNKIIWLSKTTQEKYNLPTNAVQIEHFEDLIRTQSNLNFLLSPKMKAEDLESSQFSKMRVNKAKNMFC from the exons ATGACTGGTTGCGCGGCTTTGGGATGCTCAAATAGGAGCGAAAATGGTATAATTTTGAAACACTTCCCTAAAGATCCGAAGAGACGAGAACATTGGGCAGCAGCTATCCACCGTCCCAATCTAAAATATACGAGTTCGCCAGCTTTATGCGAG GTACATTTCGCTAAAGACGCTTGGGAGCGAACACGCGAAGATGGTtcccgaaaattgaaaataaccgCGGTTCCATCCCTTTTCATCCAGTGTGTCGGAAGTAAGCAGCGGGACCGCTCAGTGGGGCTTACCGCGAAGCTGGTGCCGGCTGCCTTACCTGAAAAAACACCCAACATTGAATTCGTCGAGCAAACACAGGGAGTATATGATTTGGAATATTCACTTACCAGTCCCTCTTCAAAGTCATCGTCAGTATCCTGGACAAACTCCTCGCTCGAGCCATCTCACTTTCCTTTCACCTCCTCGCCAAATTCCTCGGCACAGTATCCTCTTTGCTCACCGCAGACTTTACATAGCAAAGTTGATCGATGTTCCAGGTTACTAGAGAAGAGTGAAAAGCATCGTAGAgtgctccaaaaaaaaataaaagcattagaaattgaaaataatagatTGCGGGCAAACATGGATATTGGAGGCGTGTTCAAATCTTTTCTCAACGCGGATCAACAGAGGATGATCGaacaaaaatacagaaaatgtACCAAGTGGTCCACAAGCACGATAAAAAATgcgttaaaaattaaattttcttgtGGCAATAACGGTTATAAGGAGATCTTAAAACAAAAGTTTCCGCTACCATCACTCCGAACACTCTCTCGACGAATGCAGCATATTAGCTTCTCCAGTGGAATACAAAGTGACATTTTTGATTTactgaaaacaaaattcgaacATGTAGAGCATGAGCACGAAAGGCAATGTGTGATAGTTTTTGATGAAATGAGCATTCAACCTGCAAAAGTCCACGATGTTTCCACTAACCAGTTCATCGGAAATGTCACTTTGCCAGGGCACAAACCAGATATTGCAACCCATGCACTTGTCTTTATGCTGGCAGGAGTCACTGTACGGTGGAAGCAAATTGTTGCCTATTATTTTACAGGACATTCGGTAAATGGTGCTTATCTGAAACCAATTTTATTAGAAATCATACAAAGAGCGGAGAAAAGTGGACTCACAGTGACTGCTGTTACATCTGACATGGGTACTGCAAACCGTGCACTGTGGGCATCGTTTAATATAAGTGCAGGTCGTCATACCGATGTGAGCAACAGCTGTCCACATCCGATGGATGCCCACAGAAAGTTGTATTTTCTTGCTGATGTTCCTCAtttgctgaaaaatttgaaggctAGCTTGATAAATAATAAGATAATTTGGCTATCAAAAACTACTCAAGAAAAGTACAATCTTCCGACAAATGCCGTTCAAATTGAACATTTCGAAGATCTCATCCGGACTCAATCCAATCTAAATTTTCTTCTGTCACCTAAAATGAAGGCAGAAGATTTAGAAAgttctcaattttcaaaaatgaggGTCAATAAGGCCAAGAATATGTTTTGTTAA